CAAATCTCAGGCCCGTGTAGTCACAAGAAAAAATATCGCTCGAAGAAAATAACATGATTAAGATCAGTAAGTTATTGCATTAAAACCCCTCAGCCGAAAAGGTGAACTTCCGTTTCAACAGGGAGGAACAATTGAGAGTTTCGTCAGTAACTAAGCCTGTAGATTGGATAAAAATCTTTATATACGGGCTGTTATTTATCGGAATATATTACTCGACTTTCTCCTGGTTGATCTCACATGACTGGGCAAGAGACGATTACAGTTACTGCTATTTGATACCGCTCGTTGTCCTCTATTTAGTCTGGGAAAAGAGAGAAAGGCTGGTCGAATATCCATCCCTGGCTTCATGGCTGGGACTGATACTTTTCCTGCCAGGCATTATCCTCTTCTGGCTGGGAGAGTTAGGTGGAGAATTCTTCAGCATTTATGTTTCTTTTTGGTTTATAGTTGTAGGCTTGAGCTGGCTACACCTGGGTTGGAAAAAGTTGAAAATAATCGCTTTCCCGCTCTTCATCATGCTAACGATGTTTCCCCTTCCGAGTTTTTTATATAACAAACTCACACTGAACCTCAAATTGATCTCCTCTCAACTGGGCGTGGCCATGATGCAGATTTATGGCATGTCTGCTTACCGGGACGGGAACGTCATTGACATCGGGTTTACACAACTCCAGGTGGTGGACGCTTGCAGCGGCCTCCGTTTTTTAATTCCCCTGCTTGTCCTCAGCATTCTTCTGGCCTACTTTTTCCGCGCTGCTCTGTGGAAACGGGCCATTCTTGTTATTTCTTCAGTCCCGCTTTCCATTATCACCAATAGCTTAAGGATTGCCATAACCGGTATTCTTTACGAAGTCGCAGGGGCTAAGGTTGCGGAAGGTTTTTTTCACGGGTTTTCAGGGTGGTTTATCTTCATGTTTTCCCTGGGGGTACTGCTTCTTGAGATGTGGGTTCTGCAAAGGATTCCCCCGACAGGGTCCAGCGATTCAAACGAACAGACGTCAGACACAGATCAGAATTTACAGTCTGATCAAACATCGAACGGGGACAGCGCGTCAGAAGCAGCCCTTACGGAATCCTTAGGCTCAGACACAAACGAAGTAAATCCCAGGAGGACTGTCAGCAGAAGCTTGCGGGCTTTCCTGAAACCACCCCAGTTCATGGTCGCCTTTATTATCCTCGGATCAACGCTGGTCTTATCTCAGGGCGTTGAGTTTCGGGAGAAGATTCCTATCACAAAATCGTTTGACTTTTTCCCTCTGGAAATAGGTGAATGGACAGGCAGCCGCGAGAACATGGAACAGAAATTTCTGGATACCCTGGATTTAAGCGACTATGTCATGATCAACTATCAGAATAAGCTTGGCAGAAGTATCAATTTTTACACGGCTTATTATGAAAGCCAGAGAAAGGGAAAGTCAATCCATTCCCCGGCCTCCTGCCTTCCTGGAGGTGGGTGGAGGTTCAAGCAGGCCGGTTCTACAACCTTATCTACTCCGGGATATCGTGATGGGACCATTCGGGTAAACCGGGCCTTGATGCAAAAAGGCGATTCCAGGCAGCTTGCCTATTACTGGTTTTTTCAAAGAGACCGGGTTCTGACCAATCTATATCAGTTGAAAATATTCGCATTCTGGGATGCGTTAACAAAACAGAGGACAGACGGGGCCCTGGTGAGGCTCATTACGCCAGTTGATGAATTTGAGAAAATCGAGGAGGCTGAAAAAAGGCTTCAGGCCTTTACCGGACAAATTTTGCCTATTCTGTTGGAATACCTACCTGGCAGAGAATAAGGTTTCAATGAAATTATATCAACAAGTTAATATGACTTCCCGGTAAGACTGGTTTGATAAGTTCGTTATGATTTTTCTCTCTACCATACTTTTATCAATGTTCATCACGTTAGGCCTGATTCCTTTGACGAGAGGTCTAGCGGTGCGGCTGAACATTATGGATATTCCGGACGCCAGGAAGGTTCATTCTGTTCCTACCCCAAAAAACGGGGGAATCGCGGTAACTTTGGGAGCGCTGATCCCAATTCTCCTCTGGGCGCCCATTGACGAATTTGCAAAGGCCCTCCTGATTGGCTCTGGGATTGTAGTCCTTTTCGGCATACTTGATGATATGAAGGATCTCGACTACAAGTGGAAGTTTGCCGGCCAAATAGTAGCTGCCTTGATTGTGATTCTTTATGGAGGCATAAAAATAAAATCTCTGGGTGTGTTGCTTCCAGATGAAATGCTTCTTCCGGATTGGGTCGCGATTCCTTTAACACTCGTTATCATCGTGGGAGTGACAAACGCGATCAATCTTGCTGATGGCCTGGATGGACTCGCAGGAGGAATCTGCCTCGTCAGCTTCATTTGTATCGCATATCTTGCTTTCCGGTCAGATAACATCCTCATAACCCTTTTTGCGGTTGCAGTGGCTGGCGGACTTTTTGGATTCCTTCGGTTTAATACGTATCCGGCTATCCTGTTCATGGGTGACGGCGGAAGCCAGTTCCTGGGGTTTTTGGCCATCACTTTATCCCTGGGGCTCACTCAGGGAAATACACCCCTTAGTCCTGTTTTGCCTTTGTTTCTGGTTGGTTTTCCGATACTCGATACAATGGCCGTCATGGCGGAGCGCATTGCCAAAGGAAGGTCGCCCTTTTTGCCAGACAGGAACCACTT
The DNA window shown above is from Deltaproteobacteria bacterium and carries:
- the xrtD gene encoding VPLPA-CTERM-specific exosortase XrtD, giving the protein MRVSSVTKPVDWIKIFIYGLLFIGIYYSTFSWLISHDWARDDYSYCYLIPLVVLYLVWEKRERLVEYPSLASWLGLILFLPGIILFWLGELGGEFFSIYVSFWFIVVGLSWLHLGWKKLKIIAFPLFIMLTMFPLPSFLYNKLTLNLKLISSQLGVAMMQIYGMSAYRDGNVIDIGFTQLQVVDACSGLRFLIPLLVLSILLAYFFRAALWKRAILVISSVPLSIITNSLRIAITGILYEVAGAKVAEGFFHGFSGWFIFMFSLGVLLLEMWVLQRIPPTGSSDSNEQTSDTDQNLQSDQTSNGDSASEAALTESLGSDTNEVNPRRTVSRSLRAFLKPPQFMVAFIILGSTLVLSQGVEFREKIPITKSFDFFPLEIGEWTGSRENMEQKFLDTLDLSDYVMINYQNKLGRSINFYTAYYESQRKGKSIHSPASCLPGGGWRFKQAGSTTLSTPGYRDGTIRVNRALMQKGDSRQLAYYWFFQRDRVLTNLYQLKIFAFWDALTKQRTDGALVRLITPVDEFEKIEEAEKRLQAFTGQILPILLEYLPGRE